The following proteins come from a genomic window of Prionailurus viverrinus isolate Anna chromosome D1, UM_Priviv_1.0, whole genome shotgun sequence:
- the LOC125146558 gene encoding olfactory receptor 8I2 produces MTGNNFTEITLFILSGFANHPELQVSLFLMFLFIYLFTVLGNLGLIMLIRIDSHLRTPMYFFLSNLAFIDIFYSSTVTPKALVNFQSKQKTISFVACFVQMYFFVGLVCSECFLLGSMAYDRYVAICNPLLYSVVMSRKVCNGLGVMPYAIGFTNSLISVCVISSLAFCDSSINHFFCDTTALLALSCADAFSTEMVIFVLAGTTLLSSLLIITVTYVAIISAILKIQSAAGRQKAFSTCASHLMGVTIFYGSLIVTYLQPDNTSSLTQAQVASVFYTIVIPMLNPLIYSLRNRDVKNALLRVMHRKLFS; encoded by the coding sequence ATGACTGGGAACAATTTCACTGAGATCACTCTCTTCATCCTCTCTGGATTTGCAAATCACCCGGAACTACAAGTCAGTCTTTTCTTAATGTTCctctttatttatctgttcactGTTCTGGGGAACCTTGGGCTGATCATGTTAATCAGAATTGACTCTCATCTTCGCACACCTATGTACTTTTTTCTTAGCAACTTAGCAtttattgacatattttattCTTCCACTGTAACACCCAAGGCGCTGGTAAATTTCCAATCCAAACAGAAAACCATCTCTTTTGTTGCCTGCTTTGTTCAGATGTACTTTTTTGTGGGTTTGGTGTGTAGTGAGTGTTTTCTTTTGGGATcaatggcctatgaccgctacgTAGCAATCTGCAATCCCTTATTGTACTCAGTGGTAATGTCCCGGAAAGTGTGCAACGGGCTGGGAGTCATGCCATATGCAATAGGCTTCACGAATTCTCTGATATCCGTCTGTGTGATAAGCAGCTTGGCATTCTGTGATTCCAGCATCAATCATTTCTTCTGTGATACCACAGCTCTTTTGGCCCTGTCTTGTGCGGATGCGTTCAGCACAGAAATGGTGATCTTTGTCTTAGCTGGGACCACCCTTCTTAGCTCTCTGCTCATCATCACAGTCACTTACGTTGCCATCATCTCGGCCATTCTCAAGATCCAGTCTGCAGCAGGCAGACAGAAGGCCTTTTCCACCTGTGCTTCCCACCTCATGGGCGTCACTATCTTCTATGGGTCCCTGATTGTCACGTATTTGCAGCCTGATAACACATCATCCCTGACCCAGGCACAGGTGGCGTCCGTATTCTATACCATCGTCATTCCGATGTTGAATCCACTGATCTATAGTCTGAGGAACAGAGATGTGAAAAATGCTCTCCTGAGAGTCATGCATAGAAAACTTTTTTCATGA
- the LOC125146559 gene encoding olfactory receptor 8H1-like, which translates to MGRKNNTHVPDFILMGLTDSEEIQLVLFMLFLLIYLVTLLGNAGMILITHLDLQLHTPMYFFLRHLSFLDLSYSTVITPKTLQNLLTSTKYISYMSCFTQMSFFVFLGATECFLLSSMAYDRYVAICNPLHYPVVMSARFCSHLIFGSYMIGFVDSFVNGLCMSRLHFCDSNVIHHFFCDTTPVLALSCTDTHDIEIMIFIVAGSTLMVSLITISVSYVSILSTILKITSTSGKKKAFSTCASHLLGVAIFYGTMIFTYLKPSKSYSLGKDQVASVFYTIVIPMLNPLIYSLRNKEVKNALLRVMRKGEGSGQLK; encoded by the coding sequence ATGGGTAGAAAGAATAACACACATGTGCCTGATTTCATCCTTATGGGGCTGACAGATTCTGAAGAGATCCAGCTGGTCCTTTTCATGCTGTTTCTCCTGATATACCTGGTTACTCTGCTGGGAAATGCGGGGATGATATTGATCACCCACCTGGATCTCCAGCTTCACACCCCCATGTATTTTTTCCTCCGTCACCTGTCATTTCTTGACCTCAGTTACTCAACTGTCATCACACCTAAAACCTTACAGAACTTACTGACTTCCACCAAGTATATTTCATACATGAGCTGCTTCACCCAGATGTCCTTTTTTGTCTTCTTGGGCGCCACtgaatgtttccttctctcctcaaTGGCCTATGATCGCTATGTTGCTATCTGCAATCCTCTGCACTACCCAGTGGTTATGTCTGCAAGGTTCTGCTCTCACCTCATCTTTGGGTCCTATATGATTGGCTTTGTGGACTCCTTTGTCAATGGGCTTTGCATGAGCAGGTTGCATTTCTGCGACTCCAATGTAATCCATCACTTTTTCTGTGACACAACCCCAGTTTTAGCCTTGTCTTGCACTGACACACATGACattgaaatcatgatatttattGTCGCTGGCTCCACTCTAATGGTGTCTCTTATCACAATATCTGTGTCCTATGTGTCCATTCTGTCTACTATCTTGAAAATTACTTCcacttcaggaaagaaaaaagccttCTCTACTTGTGCCTCTCATCTCCTGGGAGTCGCCATCTTTTATGGCACTatgatttttacttatttaaagcCAAGTAAGTCTTATTCCTTGGGAAAGGATCAAGTGGCTTCTGTTTTTTATACTATTGTGATCCCCATGCTGAATCCACTCATTTATAGTCTCAggaacaaagaagtgaaaaatgctCTCCTTAGAGTCATGCGGAAGGGCGAGGGCTCTGGGCAGTTGAAATAG